In Molothrus aeneus isolate 106 unplaced genomic scaffold, BPBGC_Maene_1.0 scaffold_43, whole genome shotgun sequence, a single genomic region encodes these proteins:
- the LOC136570896 gene encoding NAD(P)(+)--arginine ADP-ribosyltransferase 2-like → MALLAHTLALLAMTVATVATKVVPLDMAQDSFDDQYRGCGPAMTKALPALYKFEFQKNPLFAKTWVKAEAEWRKRGSHVSPLASQWQAIALMAYSMKDIYKEFNAAVRTAGRSRQEYRNNFHFKALHFLLTQALVTLRQAQNRQCHQVFRGVRDVHFKAQQGQWVRFGQFTSTSLRKEIALRFGSDTIFLVLTCHGVDVRQFSKYPTEEEVLIPPFETFQVTQVTWDGKRTWIWLRSSGTFSKYNCEWH, encoded by the coding sequence ATGGCTCTCCTGGCTcacaccctggcactgctggcaatGACCGTGGCCACGGTGGCCACCAAGGTGGTGCCCCTGGACATGGCCCAGGACTCCTTCGATGACCAGTACCGGGGCTGCGGCCCTGCCATGACCAAGGCGTTGCCAGCACTCTACAAATTTGAGTTTCAGAAGAATCCTCTCTTTGCCAAGACCTGGGTGAAGGCTGAGGCCGAGTGGCGCAAGCGGGGCTCCCATGTGTCCCCTCTGGCGTCCCAGTGGCAGGCCATTGCTCTCATGGCCTACTCAATGAAGGACATTTATAAGGAGTTCAACGCAGCCGTGCGTACAGCCGGGCGCTCGCGCCAGGAATACAGAAACAATTTCCACTTCAAAGCGCTGCATTTCCTGCTGACCCAGGCCCTGGTGACACTGAGGCAGGCTCAGAACAGGCAGTGTCACCAGGTGTTCCGGGGTGTGCGTGACGTTCATTTCAAGGCACAGCAAGGCCAGTGGGTCCGGTTTGGCCAATTCACATCGACGTCGCTGCGTAAAGAAATTGCTCTGCGATTTGGGTCAGACACGATATTCCTAGTGCTGACATGCCATGGTGTGGACGTCCGTCAGTTCTCCAAGTATCCAACAGAGGAAGAGGTGCTGATCCCGCCATTCGAGACCTTTCAGGTCACCCAAGTCACCTGGGATGGGAAGAGGACATGGATCTGGCTCCGCTCTTCTGGGACCTTCAGCAAATACAACTGCGAGTGGCACTGA